A stretch of Pseudomonas sp. LRP2-20 DNA encodes these proteins:
- a CDS encoding putative bifunctional diguanylate cyclase/phosphodiesterase, which translates to MTPSNSPMTHEQIPTTGTLRRALRRLLPVGVSLAGIGVSMVLGQVDILRQHGQQDASLFHSPLFWFALTCSGLLSLFIAQINRKQRQLQQRNFELQRSQAQLERLAHYDTITGLPNRVLFQQQLAEATAGGHGLAVLLLDIDGFKQVNDSLGHAMGDLLLQQATARFLQELDTGDRVCRLGGDEFVFMLQGTQGQVSHQLTQLLRCLQRPFDLNGNAALVTGSIGLAWCPQHGADVGSLLRHADTAMYAAKEGGRNAWRPYHPDMTARLHQRLELERNLRRALQDNEFELWYQPKIDLFSGQLEGVEALLRWRDPEHGLIPPGEFIPLAERSGLIIPLGERVLELACAQLAAWRAADCLPGPLAVNVAALQIERSDYVSSLAMALERHGLAPNLLEVEITESLLMESQQQACAALAQLQAMGVATAVDDFGTGYSSLAYLRALPIDHLKIDRAFIKDLPDDDDAVAIARAIIDLGHALGYRITAEGIETQQQYDFLRNAGCDQGQGYLLGRPMPAAELQKWVVGNPLRARLPR; encoded by the coding sequence ATGACCCCGTCCAATTCCCCGATGACCCACGAACAGATACCGACTACCGGCACGCTGCGCCGCGCCCTCCGCCGCCTGTTGCCGGTCGGGGTTTCCCTGGCCGGTATCGGCGTGTCCATGGTGCTGGGCCAGGTGGACATCCTGCGTCAGCATGGCCAGCAGGATGCGAGCCTGTTCCACTCGCCGCTGTTCTGGTTCGCCTTGACCTGCAGCGGCCTGCTCAGCCTGTTCATCGCGCAGATCAACCGCAAGCAGCGCCAGCTGCAGCAGCGTAATTTCGAATTGCAGCGTTCGCAGGCACAGCTGGAACGCCTGGCGCATTACGACACCATCACAGGTTTGCCGAACCGGGTGCTGTTCCAGCAGCAGTTGGCCGAAGCCACCGCCGGAGGCCATGGCCTGGCCGTGTTGCTGCTGGATATCGACGGTTTCAAGCAGGTCAACGACAGCCTGGGCCATGCCATGGGCGATCTGCTGCTGCAGCAGGCGACCGCGCGCTTTCTGCAGGAGCTCGACACTGGCGACCGGGTGTGCCGGCTGGGCGGCGATGAGTTCGTGTTCATGCTCCAGGGCACCCAGGGCCAGGTCAGCCATCAGCTGACCCAGCTGCTGCGTTGCCTGCAGCGGCCGTTTGACCTCAATGGCAATGCCGCGCTGGTGACGGGCAGCATCGGCCTGGCCTGGTGCCCACAACATGGTGCAGATGTGGGTAGCCTGTTGCGCCATGCCGACACCGCCATGTACGCGGCCAAGGAAGGTGGCCGCAACGCCTGGCGCCCCTATCACCCGGACATGACGGCACGGCTGCACCAGCGCCTGGAGCTGGAGCGCAACTTGCGCCGGGCGTTGCAGGATAACGAGTTCGAACTGTGGTACCAGCCGAAAATCGACCTGTTCAGCGGGCAGCTGGAAGGGGTCGAGGCCTTGCTGCGCTGGCGTGACCCGGAGCATGGTCTGATACCCCCTGGCGAATTCATCCCGCTTGCCGAGCGCAGCGGCCTGATAATCCCGCTGGGTGAGCGCGTGCTCGAACTGGCCTGTGCGCAGTTGGCCGCCTGGCGCGCCGCCGATTGCCTGCCGGGGCCCCTCGCGGTCAACGTGGCGGCGCTGCAGATCGAGCGCAGCGACTATGTCTCAAGCCTGGCCATGGCCCTGGAGCGCCATGGGCTGGCACCTAATCTGCTGGAAGTGGAAATCACCGAGAGCCTGCTGATGGAAAGCCAGCAACAGGCGTGCGCGGCGCTGGCCCAGCTGCAGGCCATGGGCGTGGCCACCGCGGTGGACGACTTTGGCACCGGCTATTCATCGCTGGCTTACCTGCGCGCGCTGCCCATCGACCACCTGAAGATCGACCGGGCGTTCATCAAGGACCTGCCGGATGACGACGATGCGGTGGCCATCGCCCGGGCGATCATCGACCTGGGGCATGCCCTGGGTTATCGCATCACCGCCGAAGGGATCGAGACCCAGCAGCAGTATGACTTTCTGCGCAATGCCGGGTGTGACCAAGGCCAGGGCTACCTGCTGGGGCGGCCGATGCCGGCCGCCGAGTTGCAGAAGTGGGTGGTGGGCAACCCGCTCAGGGCGCGCTTGCCCCGTTAG
- the yiaY gene encoding L-threonine dehydrogenase, translated as MSSTLFIPPVNIMGIDCLEEAMTAIAGYGLRKALIVTDQGLAKAGIAARIGRMLALQDIDSVVFDGAKPNPSIANVEAGLALLQRERCDCVVSLGGGSPHDCAKGIALCATNGGHISDYEGVDRSRKPQLPLIAINTTAGTASEMTRFCIITDEARHVKMAIVDRNVTPILSVNDPALMVAMPKGLTAATGMDALTHAIEAYVSTAATPITDACALKAISLISENLRQAVNDGNDLQARENMAYAQFLAGMAFNNASLGYVHAMAHQLGGYYDLPHGVCNAVLLPHVQRFNAKVSSARLRDVAKAMGIKVCGLDAEQGAGAAISAIEHLAAAVGIPAGLAELGAKLEDVGILAANALKDACGLTNPRPASQDEIEGIFRAAF; from the coding sequence ATGAGCAGCACGCTCTTCATCCCGCCCGTCAATATCATGGGCATCGATTGCCTTGAAGAGGCCATGACGGCGATCGCCGGTTATGGCCTGCGCAAGGCGCTGATCGTCACTGACCAGGGCCTGGCCAAGGCCGGTATCGCCGCCCGCATCGGCCGCATGCTGGCCTTGCAGGATATCGACTCGGTGGTGTTCGACGGCGCCAAGCCCAACCCCAGTATCGCCAACGTCGAGGCCGGGCTTGCCCTGTTGCAGCGCGAGCGCTGCGACTGCGTGGTGTCGCTGGGCGGTGGCTCGCCCCATGACTGCGCCAAGGGCATTGCCCTGTGTGCCACCAATGGTGGGCATATCAGCGACTACGAGGGCGTGGACCGCTCGCGCAAGCCGCAGTTGCCGCTGATCGCCATCAACACCACGGCGGGCACGGCCAGTGAAATGACCCGTTTCTGCATCATCACCGACGAGGCCCGCCACGTGAAAATGGCCATCGTCGACCGCAACGTCACGCCGATTCTGTCGGTCAACGACCCGGCGCTGATGGTCGCCATGCCCAAGGGGCTGACAGCGGCCACCGGCATGGATGCCTTGACCCACGCCATCGAGGCCTATGTGTCGACGGCGGCCACGCCGATCACCGATGCCTGCGCGCTCAAGGCCATCAGCCTGATCAGCGAGAACCTGCGCCAGGCAGTGAACGACGGCAACGACCTGCAGGCGCGGGAGAACATGGCCTACGCGCAGTTCCTGGCCGGCATGGCGTTCAACAATGCTTCGCTGGGCTATGTGCACGCCATGGCGCACCAGTTGGGTGGTTACTACGACTTGCCCCACGGCGTGTGCAATGCCGTGCTGTTGCCACATGTGCAGCGTTTCAATGCCAAGGTCAGTTCTGCGCGCCTGCGCGATGTGGCCAAGGCCATGGGCATCAAGGTGTGTGGGCTAGATGCGGAGCAGGGCGCGGGGGCGGCGATTTCCGCCATCGAGCACCTGGCGGCGGCTGTGGGCATTCCGGCGGGGCTGGCGGAGCTGGGGGCCAAGCTCGAGGATGTCGGGATCTTGGCGGCGAATGCCTTGAAGGATGCCTGTGGGCTGACCAACCCACGGCCGGCCAGCCAGGATGAGATCGAGGGGATCTTCCGGGCTGCATTCTGA
- a CDS encoding NADP-dependent glyceraldehyde-3-phosphate dehydrogenase, which yields MEHLLDSLFPVAGDIPEHWRLGNPLEQRDYLVNGELRRWDGPLATVRSPVWLKEADGERQVVLGSAPLLDADTALTALDAAVNAYDKGRGAWPNMRVAERIQHVERFLARMREQRTAVVKLLMWEIGKNLKDSEKEFDRTCDYIVDTINALKDLDRRSSRFELEQGTLGQIRRAPLGVALCMGPYNYPLNETFTTLIPALIMGNTVVFKPAKFGVLLIRPLLEAFRDSFPPGVINVIYGRGRETVSALMASGKVDVFAFIGTHKAASDLKKLHPRPHRLRAALGLDAKNPGIVLPQVDLDNAVEEAVTGALSFNGQRCTALKILFVHEDVIEPFLDKFQRKLAALKPGMPWEPGVALTPLPEQGKVDYLDQLVADATAKGARVLNEGGGQSRGSFFYPALLYPVNRDMRVYHEEQFGPVVPVVPYRDLQTVIDYVLDSDYGQQLSLFGNDPATIGSLVDIFANQVGRINLNAQCQRGPDTYPFNGRKNSAEGTLSVHDALRVFSIRTLVATRFQEANKELISEIIRNRQSTFLTTDYIF from the coding sequence ATGGAACATCTGCTCGATTCGCTGTTTCCTGTCGCCGGCGACATTCCCGAACACTGGCGTCTCGGGAACCCGCTGGAACAACGCGACTACCTGGTGAACGGTGAACTCAGGCGCTGGGACGGGCCCCTGGCGACGGTGCGCAGCCCGGTCTGGCTGAAGGAAGCGGACGGCGAGCGCCAGGTCGTGCTCGGCAGCGCGCCGCTGCTCGACGCCGACACCGCCCTCACCGCCCTGGACGCGGCAGTCAACGCCTACGACAAAGGCCGCGGTGCCTGGCCGAACATGCGCGTAGCCGAACGCATCCAGCATGTGGAACGCTTCCTGGCGCGCATGCGTGAGCAGCGTACCGCCGTGGTCAAGCTGCTGATGTGGGAGATCGGCAAGAACCTCAAGGATTCGGAAAAGGAATTCGACCGCACCTGCGACTACATCGTCGACACCATCAACGCCCTCAAGGACCTCGACCGCCGCTCCAGCCGCTTCGAGCTCGAACAAGGCACCCTTGGCCAGATCCGCCGTGCGCCGTTGGGCGTGGCGCTGTGCATGGGCCCTTACAACTACCCGCTGAACGAAACCTTCACCACGCTGATCCCGGCCCTGATCATGGGCAACACCGTGGTGTTCAAGCCGGCCAAGTTCGGCGTGCTGCTGATCCGGCCACTGCTCGAAGCGTTCCGCGACAGCTTCCCGCCGGGGGTGATCAACGTCATCTATGGCCGTGGCCGGGAAACAGTCAGCGCGCTGATGGCCAGCGGTAAGGTCGATGTATTCGCCTTCATCGGCACCCACAAGGCGGCCAGCGATCTGAAGAAACTGCACCCCCGCCCGCACCGGCTGCGCGCGGCCCTGGGCCTGGACGCGAAGAACCCCGGCATCGTCCTGCCCCAGGTGGACCTGGACAATGCCGTGGAAGAGGCCGTGACCGGCGCGCTGTCGTTCAATGGCCAACGCTGCACGGCGCTGAAGATCCTGTTCGTCCATGAGGACGTGATCGAGCCCTTCCTCGACAAGTTCCAGCGCAAGCTCGCCGCGCTCAAGCCAGGCATGCCCTGGGAGCCAGGCGTTGCACTGACGCCGCTGCCGGAACAGGGCAAGGTCGATTACCTCGACCAGCTGGTGGCCGATGCCACGGCCAAAGGCGCACGGGTACTCAACGAAGGCGGTGGGCAGAGCCGCGGCTCGTTCTTCTACCCCGCCCTGCTCTACCCGGTGAACCGTGACATGCGCGTCTACCACGAGGAGCAGTTCGGCCCGGTGGTGCCGGTGGTGCCTTATCGCGACCTGCAGACCGTGATCGACTACGTGCTCGATTCCGACTACGGCCAGCAGCTGAGCCTGTTCGGCAACGATCCTGCGACCATCGGCAGCCTGGTCGACATCTTTGCCAACCAGGTCGGCCGCATCAACCTCAACGCCCAGTGCCAGCGCGGCCCTGACACCTACCCGTTCAACGGTCGCAAGAACAGTGCCGAAGGCACCCTGTCGGTGCACGATGCCTTGCGCGTGTTCTCCATCCGTACCCTGGTCGCGACGCGCTTCCAGGAGGCCAACAAGGAACTGATCAGCGAGATCATCCGCAACCGCCAATCGACCTTCCTGACCACCGACTACATCTTCTGA
- a CDS encoding VOC family protein, giving the protein MAAKPIPDGQHSITPYLAINNAAKAIEFYKQAFGATEMFRLEGPDGSVGHAELRIGDSSLMLGDPCDREGGLTASQKLAGAGVGLHLYVEDCDKVYAQALAAGGSQLHPVTDQFYGDRSGTLKDPFGNIWFVSTHKEDLTPDEIRARAAKMFSGS; this is encoded by the coding sequence ATGGCAGCCAAACCCATTCCCGATGGCCAGCACAGCATCACCCCGTACCTGGCCATCAACAACGCCGCCAAGGCCATCGAGTTCTACAAGCAGGCCTTTGGCGCCACCGAGATGTTCCGCCTCGAAGGCCCGGACGGCAGCGTCGGCCACGCCGAACTGCGCATCGGTGATTCTTCACTGATGCTCGGCGACCCCTGTGACCGCGAAGGCGGCCTCACCGCCAGCCAGAAACTCGCCGGTGCCGGCGTCGGCCTGCACCTGTATGTCGAAGACTGCGACAAGGTCTACGCCCAGGCCCTGGCGGCAGGCGGCAGCCAATTGCACCCGGTAACGGATCAGTTCTACGGCGACCGCAGTGGCACCTTGAAGGACCCGTTCGGCAACATCTGGTTCGTCTCCACCCACAAGGAAGACCTGACCCCAGACGAAATCCGCGCCCGCGCCGCCAAGATGTTCAGTGGTAGTTGA
- a CDS encoding dermonecrotic toxin domain-containing protein has translation MDNPTTVSPHEELIATQLPAWSHHNTSAHWQALRQSQRLEAFDQDWYNNAAPDLREAVQASHTRLLRSQARLARLLAGLQQITEFAEPILQARLAELGFTAPLRGSELLRVERSWSWSALGYLYSHRRDNVLQAALQNFADDETFTRESAIALSDAIHVTPITVHGRVVTGPQTPTAQVELASEQYQVERLALTPEAFAQACRELDLGGAYQAHLQRCFTAPQVRTQGITVQHDRLRLAADLGYLRQELNGPARDQIDHLLQDGTVPCWQLTLFGILLYEVMLIDAGNAGWLLYLPGNTPALHACADLDALNQVLATLLREPENRQRFQAYLSQADQPRLLDLLQQNLDSSNPANLHIKLQAISGEPFGFYQDLHLARLKSEAEHLAVPTATADAEARAKRIELSKSLGLDVLTVAGFFIPAIGTWMLAVTACQLLGEVYEGYEAWHQGDRQLALQHLESVGLNLAVIGVLGTAGRIVPKLFKSPLLENLQEVRSSDGRYRLWQPDLKPYRSLRQLPEGLQPDAQGQYLHDGSHYIRMAGDLYEQRLDPDIQQWRIVHPDAPDAYQPPLEHNGQGAWRAAHEQPQQWPFTVLAKRLGEAYAVYTPEQLELAGRICGVDAASLRQVHLEGQPAPALLLGTLKRIATRKVAPLLDEAAQQLLQRHREWPLVNALEELMVPLQATTDSERLLFSCLDDLPDWPADLRLELRAGSPQGALLDSSGSSMAGRVCRVIKSAEGYEADLGERPVPAPQDQDLCRAIEQALPSAYRKALGFSTTDGNTLRQRVLAWTEPRRSDLLQHLWGAGARRRVARAGLRGGRKAVSSGPFLQTPLATRYRRLYPTATDQEFARVMEDWRLQGRSPTLEMRNLERRLETLRRDLGEWARPDPHYPHRRQEAVARIINAWRRLSRLPLGHDAMIFSLDLSRLDLEDRDLASLALPDDFTHIEHVSLEGNRHLSQLPAEFYERFPRLKRLLLSHCRFNRLPRLANPQALAWLDLDHNRITWDDNAQQMLDQLTNLGVLDMGSNPLLHAPDLSRLTRLYTLFLDNCSLTELPRGLASITRTPVTIDLADNQLQQLPANFHVPQQVAQAMHLESPWLSPRMLDEIEAYNAAHQVDLLVDNSDYDEFFEGTGPGEQALWQRLPLQYRRDLRQLLDLEPFASRPRRALVEFWRRLTVIDVNPLLRQQAFERPARELFNLVLERPT, from the coding sequence ATGGACAATCCAACTACCGTTTCGCCCCATGAAGAACTGATCGCAACGCAACTGCCCGCCTGGTCCCACCACAACACATCCGCACATTGGCAAGCGCTGCGCCAGAGCCAGCGCCTCGAAGCCTTTGATCAGGACTGGTACAACAATGCCGCGCCTGACCTGCGAGAAGCCGTGCAGGCCAGCCATACTCGCCTGCTGCGCTCGCAAGCCAGGCTGGCTCGTCTGCTCGCAGGCCTGCAGCAGATCACCGAGTTCGCCGAACCGATCCTGCAAGCACGCCTGGCCGAACTCGGCTTCACGGCACCGCTGCGCGGCAGCGAACTGCTACGCGTCGAACGCAGCTGGAGCTGGAGCGCGCTGGGTTACCTCTACAGCCACCGCCGTGACAACGTGCTGCAGGCCGCATTGCAGAACTTTGCCGATGACGAGACGTTCACCCGCGAAAGCGCCATCGCCCTCAGCGACGCCATCCATGTGACGCCCATCACGGTCCATGGCAGGGTCGTGACTGGCCCGCAGACGCCGACCGCGCAAGTTGAGCTGGCATCGGAGCAGTATCAGGTCGAGCGCCTGGCGCTCACGCCCGAGGCATTTGCCCAGGCCTGCCGCGAACTCGACCTCGGAGGCGCTTACCAGGCCCACCTGCAGCGATGTTTCACTGCGCCCCAGGTGCGTACCCAGGGCATTACCGTCCAACATGACCGTTTGCGCCTGGCAGCGGACCTGGGCTACCTGCGCCAGGAACTCAACGGCCCGGCACGCGATCAGATCGACCACCTGCTGCAAGACGGCACGGTGCCGTGTTGGCAACTGACTCTGTTCGGCATTTTGCTCTACGAAGTGATGCTGATCGATGCCGGCAACGCCGGCTGGCTGCTCTACTTGCCCGGCAACACCCCTGCCCTGCACGCCTGCGCTGATCTGGATGCCCTCAACCAGGTGCTGGCAACCCTGCTGCGGGAACCAGAAAACCGTCAGCGCTTCCAGGCCTACCTGAGCCAGGCTGACCAGCCGCGCCTGCTCGACCTGCTGCAACAGAACCTGGACAGCAGCAACCCGGCCAACCTGCACATCAAGCTCCAGGCCATCAGCGGCGAACCCTTCGGTTTCTATCAGGACCTGCACCTGGCCCGCCTGAAAAGCGAAGCCGAACACCTCGCGGTGCCCACTGCCACCGCCGACGCCGAGGCCCGCGCCAAACGCATTGAACTATCAAAAAGTCTTGGGCTGGACGTGCTCACCGTGGCAGGTTTCTTCATCCCGGCAATCGGCACCTGGATGTTGGCCGTCACCGCCTGCCAATTGCTGGGTGAAGTGTACGAAGGCTATGAAGCCTGGCACCAAGGCGACCGCCAGTTGGCCTTGCAGCACCTCGAAAGCGTCGGCCTGAACCTGGCCGTGATCGGCGTCCTGGGAACGGCGGGCCGCATCGTGCCGAAGCTGTTCAAAAGCCCCTTGCTGGAGAACCTGCAGGAAGTGCGCAGCAGCGACGGCCGTTACCGCCTCTGGCAACCAGACCTGAAACCCTATCGCAGCCTCCGGCAACTTCCAGAAGGGCTGCAACCTGATGCGCAGGGCCAATACCTGCATGACGGCAGCCATTACATACGCATGGCAGGTGATCTCTACGAACAACGTCTCGACCCCGATATCCAGCAATGGCGAATTGTCCATCCCGATGCACCGGATGCTTACCAGCCGCCGCTGGAGCACAACGGTCAGGGCGCATGGCGCGCTGCCCATGAACAGCCGCAGCAGTGGCCGTTCACGGTGCTGGCAAAACGTCTGGGCGAAGCTTACGCAGTCTATACGCCGGAGCAACTGGAGTTGGCCGGGCGCATCTGCGGTGTCGACGCAGCCAGCTTGCGCCAGGTGCACCTTGAAGGCCAACCGGCTCCAGCGCTATTGCTCGGCACCTTGAAGCGCATTGCAACACGCAAGGTCGCGCCCCTCCTGGACGAAGCCGCACAACAGCTGCTGCAGCGTCACCGCGAATGGCCGCTGGTAAACGCGCTGGAAGAGTTGATGGTGCCCCTGCAGGCGACAACCGACAGCGAGCGGCTGTTGTTCAGCTGCCTCGATGACCTGCCTGACTGGCCTGCGGACCTGCGCCTGGAGCTGCGCGCCGGCAGCCCCCAAGGCGCGCTGCTCGACAGCAGCGGAAGCAGCATGGCCGGCAGGGTCTGCCGGGTCATCAAGTCCGCCGAGGGTTATGAGGCCGACCTGGGTGAGCGCCCCGTCCCGGCGCCCCAGGATCAGGACCTGTGCCGGGCGATCGAACAGGCACTGCCAAGCGCCTATCGCAAGGCGCTGGGTTTCTCGACCACCGATGGCAACACCCTGCGTCAGCGCGTGCTGGCCTGGACCGAACCACGGCGCAGTGACCTGCTTCAACATTTATGGGGCGCAGGTGCACGGCGTCGGGTTGCCCGCGCAGGGCTGCGAGGCGGCCGCAAAGCAGTGTCCAGCGGCCCCTTTCTGCAAACCCCGCTGGCTACGCGCTACCGCCGCCTGTACCCCACCGCAACCGATCAGGAATTCGCCCGCGTCATGGAAGACTGGCGATTGCAAGGGCGCTCACCCACGTTGGAGATGCGCAACCTCGAGCGGCGCCTGGAGACCCTGCGCCGCGACCTCGGCGAATGGGCACGCCCCGACCCGCACTACCCTCATCGGCGCCAGGAGGCCGTTGCTCGCATCATCAATGCCTGGCGACGCCTGTCCAGGCTGCCGCTGGGCCACGATGCGATGATCTTCAGCCTTGACCTTTCGCGCCTCGATCTGGAGGACCGCGACCTGGCCAGCCTGGCACTGCCGGACGACTTCACTCACATTGAACATGTGTCGCTCGAGGGCAACCGCCACTTGAGCCAATTACCCGCCGAGTTCTACGAACGCTTCCCCAGGCTCAAGCGTCTGCTTCTGAGTCATTGCCGCTTCAATCGCCTGCCTCGCCTGGCCAATCCCCAGGCACTGGCCTGGCTGGACCTCGACCACAACCGCATTACCTGGGATGACAACGCCCAGCAGATGCTCGACCAACTCACCAACCTGGGCGTGCTGGACATGGGGAGCAACCCGCTGCTGCACGCTCCCGACCTGAGCCGGCTGACGCGGCTGTACACGCTGTTCCTCGACAACTGTTCACTGACCGAATTGCCGCGCGGACTGGCAAGTATCACCCGCACGCCCGTGACCATCGACCTGGCCGATAACCAGCTGCAACAGTTGCCTGCCAATTTTCACGTGCCGCAGCAGGTCGCCCAGGCCATGCACCTTGAAAGCCCATGGCTCAGCCCGCGCATGCTCGATGAAATCGAAGCCTACAACGCGGCGCATCAGGTGGACCTGCTGGTGGACAACAGCGATTATGATGAATTTTTCGAGGGCACCGGCCCCGGGGAACAGGCGCTCTGGCAGCGCCTGCCGCTGCAGTATCGACGAGACCTGAGGCAACTGCTCGACCTCGAACCTTTCGCTTCCCGCCCGCGGCGGGCCCTTGTGGAATTCTGGCGCCGCCTGACCGTGATCGACGTTAACCCGCTACTGCGTCAACAGGCCTTCGAGCGCCCGGCACGTGAGCTGTTCAACCTGGTGCTCGAGCGCCCGACCTAA
- a CDS encoding glycosyltransferase family 61 protein, protein MGSGISNFSGSKAASQHTWTLAAYRHIARKRLARKADIDIKCIAEKSWDIAPGETTVSPPAFYLPNQLERVTGWEAKRFYPYVHPARTMEGGIRVEQGPTRGYLLKDVWLIDGALYKGSASHWLSLKPSRFPGVAVDHEIDRGAIYCTQNGNTWFGTWLMEDCPTYALACDEGVPVTTAPSARYPLFTQGPAYERWLGMQPLRTRGAFFHELVLFDDLSNNRSRYARYRAMGDKLLSHVDPAPHPGVFILRGSDGDLRLMRNELEVAAHLQKYRGFRIIDPMKTDVPGIVAACAGARTVIGVEGSQLVHGVNVLQPGGSILALQPPNRFVSYYKYLTDRDHQHFGFVVGMPQGEGFTIDIDEVERTLDLFPY, encoded by the coding sequence ATGGGTAGCGGCATTTCGAATTTCAGTGGCTCTAAGGCCGCCAGCCAGCACACCTGGACCCTGGCGGCCTACCGGCACATCGCGAGAAAGCGGCTGGCGCGCAAGGCAGACATCGATATCAAATGCATCGCCGAGAAGTCCTGGGATATCGCCCCTGGAGAAACCACGGTATCGCCACCGGCCTTCTATCTGCCTAATCAGCTGGAGCGAGTGACGGGCTGGGAGGCCAAGCGCTTTTATCCCTATGTGCATCCCGCCCGTACCATGGAAGGCGGGATCAGGGTCGAGCAAGGCCCCACTCGCGGCTACCTGCTCAAGGATGTCTGGCTGATCGACGGCGCCTTGTACAAAGGCAGCGCCAGCCACTGGTTGTCATTGAAGCCGAGCCGCTTCCCAGGCGTTGCGGTGGACCATGAAATCGACCGTGGGGCCATCTATTGCACCCAGAATGGCAATACCTGGTTCGGCACCTGGCTGATGGAAGACTGCCCGACCTACGCCCTGGCCTGCGACGAAGGCGTGCCGGTGACCACTGCGCCGTCGGCCCGTTACCCGCTGTTCACTCAAGGGCCGGCGTATGAACGTTGGCTGGGCATGCAGCCGTTGCGCACGCGAGGCGCATTCTTCCATGAACTGGTGCTGTTCGATGACCTCAGCAACAACCGCAGCCGGTACGCACGCTACCGCGCCATGGGTGACAAGTTGCTGTCGCACGTCGACCCGGCGCCCCACCCCGGGGTGTTCATCCTGCGCGGCAGCGATGGCGACTTGCGCCTGATGCGCAATGAGCTGGAAGTTGCCGCGCACCTGCAGAAATACCGCGGCTTTCGCATCATCGACCCGATGAAAACGGATGTGCCAGGCATCGTCGCTGCCTGCGCGGGGGCCAGGACAGTGATTGGGGTCGAGGGCAGTCAGCTGGTGCATGGCGTCAATGTATTGCAGCCTGGCGGCTCGATACTGGCCCTGCAGCCACCAAACCGGTTCGTGAGCTATTACAAATACCTGACGGATCGCGATCACCAGCACTTCGGTTTCGTCGTCGGGATGCCCCAAGGCGAAGGCTTCACCATCGATATCGATGAAGTGGAGCGAACGCTTGATCTGTTCCCTTATTGA
- a CDS encoding GNAT family N-acetyltransferase: protein MKENLAAVARKVISPSLRYEIRTVSSKLRELLARNCFWRWEISRFRLQQASPYEILYIGRKQQREMAKLLIGGKGQQQAAEAADGAAPASTRHVVLVSEMPTSGSLTVPHYLSAVVPLGRSLEDITARYDSELRRSIRKNRPLYQMRQTLADDEIAMADQQFLRPYATARQGIHAAQFPTDEVFRLAKGVGRLDLITCGDEVIGCHLGCEITRDGKRYWSTLRFGYCEAVFSDPKRLREVNSITTFMALEWALANGYDYYDIGLCLARPDDGLLKWKRRRGGDIDALGNHAYMFIRLPRTGTAQFLWDTPLFAIEGDKLTLHLGLPEGPSDDEVASRYHEMVFGGLHKIYLYGASSSAESFLQTLRSRYATVQSPPMMERVVVSS from the coding sequence ATGAAAGAGAACTTGGCGGCTGTGGCGCGAAAAGTGATCTCGCCTTCCCTGCGCTACGAGATCCGGACTGTTTCAAGCAAGTTACGCGAGCTGCTGGCCCGTAACTGCTTCTGGCGCTGGGAAATCTCGCGTTTCCGGCTACAGCAGGCCAGCCCGTACGAAATCCTCTACATCGGCAGGAAGCAGCAGCGCGAAATGGCCAAGCTGCTGATTGGCGGCAAGGGCCAGCAGCAAGCAGCTGAAGCCGCCGATGGGGCTGCGCCAGCTTCGACCCGGCATGTTGTGCTGGTGAGCGAGATGCCCACGTCCGGTTCGTTGACGGTACCCCATTACCTGAGCGCTGTGGTGCCCTTGGGCCGTTCGCTCGAAGACATCACCGCCCGCTACGACAGCGAACTGCGCCGCAGCATTCGCAAGAACCGCCCGCTCTACCAGATGCGCCAGACGCTGGCCGATGACGAGATCGCCATGGCCGATCAACAATTTCTGCGGCCGTATGCCACTGCCCGACAGGGTATCCATGCGGCGCAGTTTCCAACCGACGAGGTGTTTCGGCTGGCCAAGGGGGTGGGGCGCCTCGATCTGATCACCTGCGGCGACGAGGTGATTGGCTGCCACCTGGGCTGCGAGATCACCCGCGACGGCAAACGCTACTGGAGCACCCTGCGTTTCGGCTATTGCGAAGCGGTGTTCTCAGACCCGAAAAGGCTGCGCGAGGTCAACTCGATCACCACCTTCATGGCCCTCGAATGGGCCTTGGCCAACGGTTACGACTACTACGATATCGGCCTTTGCCTGGCCCGGCCGGACGACGGCCTGCTGAAGTGGAAGCGCCGGCGCGGCGGTGATATCGATGCCTTGGGCAACCACGCCTATATGTTCATCCGCCTGCCCCGCACAGGTACTGCACAGTTCCTTTGGGACACACCCTTGTTTGCCATCGAGGGCGACAAATTGACGCTTCACCTGGGGCTGCCGGAAGGGCCAAGCGATGATGAGGTCGCCAGCCGCTACCACGAGATGGTGTTCGGTGGGTTGCACAAGATCTACCTCTATGGCGCCAGCAGTAGCGCCGAGTCATTCCTGCAGACGCTGCGCAGCCGTTATGCCACCGTGCAGTCCCCGCCCATGATGGAAAGGGTCGTCGTTTCCAGCTGA